One segment of Sulfobacillus thermosulfidooxidans DSM 9293 DNA contains the following:
- the sigK gene encoding RNA polymerase sporulation sigma factor SigK — protein sequence MGISIGLMVLIAAAAAQGAIWLAGYIGGNAFPQPLTEAEEQQALEAMQRGDKEARQRLIEHNLRLVAHVVKKYANKGTESDDLISIGAIGLIKGIDTFNPSKGTKLATYCARCIENEVLMHLRNQKKLKSEVSIYSPIGIDREGNEILLLDVLASGEEVPDTVEVSMIMAWVTEYVGSLTRKERLVLNLRFALNGQERRYTQKEIAERLGISRSYVSRIEKKAVEKILAALSLPS from the coding sequence ATGGGCATCAGTATCGGTTTGATGGTCTTAATTGCAGCAGCGGCGGCACAAGGGGCCATTTGGTTGGCCGGATACATTGGAGGTAATGCCTTTCCTCAACCATTAACGGAAGCGGAAGAACAACAGGCACTGGAAGCCATGCAGCGCGGTGACAAGGAAGCCAGGCAACGCTTGATTGAGCATAATTTGCGACTGGTGGCGCATGTCGTAAAAAAATATGCGAATAAAGGCACTGAATCTGACGATTTGATTAGTATTGGCGCGATTGGGCTGATAAAAGGAATAGATACGTTTAATCCAAGCAAAGGGACGAAATTGGCAACCTATTGTGCCCGGTGTATTGAGAATGAGGTCTTAATGCATCTGCGTAATCAGAAGAAACTCAAAAGTGAGGTCAGTATATACAGTCCTATTGGGATTGACCGAGAAGGCAACGAGATTTTGTTGTTAGATGTGTTAGCCAGTGGCGAAGAGGTCCCAGATACCGTGGAAGTCAGTATGATTATGGCATGGGTAACAGAATATGTGGGAAGTTTGACGCGGAAAGAACGTTTGGTCCTGAATTTGCGGTTTGCTTTAAATGGGCAAGAAAGACGTTATACCCAGAAAGAGATTGCTGAACGGCTCGGTATTTCGCGCAGTTATGTATCCCGTATCGAGAAAAAAGCGGTCGAGAAAATTTTAGCCGCTTTGAGTCTCCCCTCGTAA
- a CDS encoding type II toxin-antitoxin system Phd/YefM family antitoxin: MKSVNVHEAKTHLSRLLDEVSRGEEITIAKAGKPIARLVPATTSRPIRTAGFLRGKIRIAEDFDAPLPDEVQRSFEGTDK, from the coding sequence ATGAAGTCCGTCAACGTTCATGAGGCGAAAACCCATCTCTCACGACTTTTAGATGAGGTGAGCCGTGGAGAAGAAATCACCATAGCTAAAGCGGGTAAGCCTATAGCGAGATTAGTTCCGGCCACAACCTCCCGGCCAATCCGGACCGCGGGATTTTTGCGCGGAAAGATACGTATTGCGGAAGACTTTGATGCTCCCTTGCCTGACGAAGTGCAGAGAAGTTTTGAAGGGACCGACAAATGA
- a CDS encoding type II toxin-antitoxin system VapC family toxin yields the protein MRILLDTHLYLWYLADSPNLTAEIREEIEEADEVFVSAVSIWEAAIKIGLGKLDAQISDIVLGIKASGFLELPVRARDASMVASLPPIHKDPFDRMLVAQAISGPFRLLTADAIIAKYSDVVQLVI from the coding sequence ATGAGGATTTTGCTCGACACGCATCTCTACTTATGGTATCTGGCTGATTCCCCCAACTTAACAGCGGAGATTCGCGAGGAAATTGAAGAAGCCGATGAAGTCTTTGTGAGTGCGGTATCCATTTGGGAAGCGGCAATCAAGATAGGACTAGGAAAACTGGATGCTCAGATTTCCGACATTGTGCTAGGTATCAAGGCAAGTGGATTTTTGGAGCTGCCCGTGAGGGCCCGGGACGCCAGTATGGTCGCAAGCCTACCTCCCATTCATAAGGATCCCTTTGATCGAATGCTGGTTGCTCAAGCGATTTCCGGACCTTTCCGTTTGTTGACTGCTGACGCGATTATAGCGAAATATTCGGATGTGGTTCAGCTAGTGATCTAA
- a CDS encoding DUF4012 domain-containing protein, translating to MIVTGFRKFIKRPVWISLTVGSVGALVIAGFPWFALAGTTATATAGALYTAIGLKTHQTQSIDTGLSYFNDATKWYHTMIWACWPWKALDPHNTVLTLLEQSSHNLTMADTAIQRALPGINDLLGHLGFATPHHPDPPLSHAQMAAVLFQQLPTVNRLVNLFYPSLVQWNHWIQKIPMPNWLINQHRWHKFQQESQLLTADLHDIQSILPMIVKMVPAHGTRRYFLIYENTGELRATGGFMTAYSYVTFINGHLQPLHSHNIYNLQSEIRYRPPAPLIIHTYLYSPLWHLRDANTSPNVPTSVQQIYKFYNSIPHAPHVNGVIFVNTWLADAILQNIGGVTMPKTYNSLKVTAANANYEMEYMAERSPLPIPARKKFIAIMFHEVLHKLAHSPVPVLLATIHSVFRSLNHKDIIFYFNNPQVEEIAQTHNWAGTVDKHVHTDYLEVVDENLGGHKDNFYMHYHVTSRIKKIGSRYLQTTTVTWTNTGIFDNWLVVPYTSWVRFYVPYGSTLISLTGGNAITQDYNNRTLHKTVFGNHLTMPVRLTAQQSPTTASMTATYWLPAGLNMSRYVIQKQPGIKDDHELIIFNGHALPPFKLYTDTTVNLEPVHP from the coding sequence ATGATTGTCACGGGTTTCAGGAAATTCATTAAGCGCCCGGTTTGGATCAGTCTGACGGTAGGAAGTGTGGGGGCTTTGGTTATTGCTGGATTTCCATGGTTTGCCTTAGCGGGGACCACAGCGACCGCCACGGCGGGGGCTCTTTATACCGCAATAGGATTAAAAACACATCAAACACAAAGTATTGACACGGGTCTTAGCTATTTTAATGATGCGACCAAATGGTATCACACCATGATTTGGGCATGTTGGCCGTGGAAAGCTCTCGATCCGCACAACACCGTACTCACCCTTTTAGAGCAGTCGAGCCATAATTTAACCATGGCTGATACAGCTATCCAACGTGCGCTGCCCGGGATTAATGATTTACTAGGCCATTTAGGATTTGCCACTCCTCATCATCCGGATCCGCCATTGTCCCACGCCCAGATGGCTGCCGTCTTATTTCAACAATTACCCACGGTCAATCGTCTAGTCAATCTGTTTTACCCAAGCCTTGTGCAATGGAACCACTGGATTCAAAAAATACCCATGCCGAACTGGCTGATTAATCAGCACCGCTGGCATAAATTTCAACAAGAAAGTCAATTGCTAACCGCTGATCTGCATGACATTCAAAGCATTCTGCCCATGATTGTCAAAATGGTACCCGCTCATGGTACAAGACGATATTTTCTCATTTATGAAAACACCGGTGAACTCCGCGCAACGGGCGGATTTATGACAGCGTATAGTTACGTCACTTTTATCAATGGTCATCTCCAACCCTTGCATTCCCATAATATTTATAATTTGCAATCGGAAATTCGCTACCGGCCTCCGGCTCCTTTAATTATTCATACCTATTTGTATTCGCCTCTATGGCATTTACGCGACGCCAATACCTCTCCTAATGTCCCGACGAGCGTCCAACAAATTTACAAATTTTATAATTCCATCCCGCATGCCCCACACGTAAATGGCGTAATTTTTGTTAACACCTGGCTCGCCGATGCCATTTTACAAAACATTGGCGGTGTAACCATGCCGAAAACCTATAATTCCCTCAAAGTTACCGCAGCTAATGCCAATTATGAAATGGAATATATGGCCGAACGGTCACCACTGCCCATTCCCGCTCGCAAAAAATTCATCGCCATTATGTTTCATGAAGTCCTTCACAAACTGGCTCATTCACCCGTCCCCGTCTTATTGGCAACGATTCACAGCGTATTTCGGTCATTAAACCACAAGGACATCATCTTTTACTTTAATAATCCGCAGGTGGAAGAAATAGCCCAGACCCATAATTGGGCCGGAACCGTTGACAAACATGTTCATACCGATTATCTAGAAGTGGTCGACGAAAATCTGGGGGGACACAAAGATAATTTCTATATGCATTATCACGTCACTTCCCGCATTAAAAAAATCGGATCCCGGTATTTACAAACAACCACCGTCACTTGGACCAATACAGGCATCTTTGATAATTGGCTAGTGGTTCCTTATACATCATGGGTGCGCTTTTATGTGCCTTATGGCTCGACATTAATTTCATTAACCGGTGGTAATGCCATCACCCAGGATTACAATAACCGCACACTGCATAAAACGGTATTTGGCAATCACCTCACGATGCCAGTCCGTCTCACCGCTCAACAGTCGCCCACAACCGCGTCTATGACCGCTACCTATTGGCTGCCAGCAGGTCTTAACATGTCACGTTATGTGATTCAAAAGCAGCCAGGTATCAAAGACGATCATGAACTCATCATTTTCAACGGGCATGCTTTGCCGCCGTTTAAACTTTATACCGACACGACGGTAAACTTAGAGCCTGTCCACCCATAA
- a CDS encoding (2Fe-2S)-binding protein yields MPHLEDELYEVSLVVNNQQHILKVPAEERLLTTLRSRLHIFSARYGCGTGHCGSCVVLVDHEPVPSCLLLTIRQKNRVIQTVEGFEDDLLMNQLIAAFSEEHAAQCGYCTPGLLLSAKYLLERKQELTESDLRAGISSHICRCTGYYAPLRAIAKVRDHHALD; encoded by the coding sequence ATGCCCCATCTTGAAGACGAGCTCTATGAGGTTTCATTGGTTGTGAATAATCAACAGCATATCCTAAAAGTGCCTGCAGAAGAACGTCTTCTTACCACATTACGATCCAGACTGCACATTTTTTCGGCACGTTATGGCTGTGGTACGGGACATTGTGGATCTTGTGTGGTGCTGGTCGATCATGAACCGGTGCCGAGTTGTCTTTTACTCACGATCCGTCAAAAAAACCGGGTGATTCAAACGGTCGAAGGATTTGAAGATGACCTATTGATGAACCAGTTAATAGCGGCCTTTAGTGAAGAACATGCGGCTCAATGCGGATATTGCACCCCAGGACTCTTGCTCAGTGCCAAATACTTATTGGAGCGCAAACAGGAGTTAACAGAGTCTGATCTTCGGGCAGGTATTTCGTCACATATCTGTCGCTGCACGGGATATTACGCACCTTTACGAGCCATTGCGAAAGTGAGAGACCATCATGCGCTGGATTGA
- a CDS encoding FAD binding domain-containing protein, which translates to MRWIEPSTIQEVQACLAQRVPIIGGGTWLLQDGHNPRAVCDLRAWAGSDEITHDAQGWTLGPNVTLHAWHEALGANHQISQILSLIGSPAFRRVATVIGVIANPQPVADLYPLLRLLQSSVLYIDTAHDFIQNDLASWPESLQERAIVGVKVPEIPKASRVYFRKYAKGRMTRPLVNFTVIMSSQDSRWDITFMASGLSVWPLQGAACGSPQDIDYAVRHWILERQDVNQFYQALILNMWQDIYQQWWNENNRGIAL; encoded by the coding sequence ATGCGCTGGATTGAGCCTTCGACTATCCAAGAAGTGCAAGCATGTTTGGCGCAACGTGTTCCTATCATAGGTGGTGGTACATGGCTTCTTCAAGACGGCCATAATCCTCGAGCCGTATGTGATTTGAGGGCATGGGCCGGGAGTGACGAGATTACACACGATGCACAAGGTTGGACTCTTGGCCCAAATGTTACGTTACATGCGTGGCATGAAGCATTAGGTGCTAACCATCAGATTTCCCAAATCTTGAGTCTGATAGGCTCGCCAGCATTTCGCAGGGTGGCTACGGTCATTGGTGTGATTGCCAATCCACAACCAGTGGCTGACTTATATCCTCTCTTGCGCTTGTTACAGTCTTCGGTGTTGTACATCGACACGGCACATGACTTTATCCAGAACGACCTTGCATCTTGGCCAGAAAGCCTTCAAGAGCGTGCCATAGTGGGGGTGAAGGTGCCAGAGATTCCTAAGGCATCCCGCGTTTATTTTCGTAAGTATGCAAAAGGCCGGATGACCCGCCCGTTAGTGAACTTCACGGTCATTATGAGTTCCCAAGATTCTCGTTGGGACATCACGTTTATGGCCTCTGGATTGTCGGTATGGCCGCTTCAAGGAGCGGCTTGCGGTTCCCCGCAGGATATCGATTACGCGGTAAGGCATTGGATATTAGAACGGCAGGACGTCAACCAGTTTTATCAGGCTCTAATCCTGAATATGTGGCAAGACATTTATCAACAGTGGTGGAATGAGAATAATAGGGGAATTGCATTATGA
- a CDS encoding xanthine dehydrogenase family protein molybdopterin-binding subunit, producing MRKWALSTRPRFAPDMLDLAPDALVCGVIEAASAPCTAQIQNLESLRQMPGVVAILTADDVPEHRFTTAGQPEPEPSPYDMKILNTVVRYPGEPIALIAAHSEKDIKSVQQCAEIDYQPVHGPFHESHPSNVMSQWDLRTEPLSEVGNEQFRTTVRVPRVSHMQLEPHAALSYFDEENRLVIVTTTQVPYHVRRIVARALGWPVSRILVKATDVGGGFGGKQEVIVEPWVALLAVWTKKPVKMMLNRRQEFTITRTRHAATLNVESTWNNTTLQSIDLKADVETGPYGSHGPTVAHNMGLKSLPLYHAKNYHFHGQVRYTPGPVAGAFRGYGGPQGAMAIETHINQVAHAKGLSSAALRHLILAKKGDALDIFAHDGMVKRQHHNDLGELLATTMARIQSGPPVDENEGIGLAMSMQASGVPGQELAQVVIHVDEDGSLVVKTGAMDIGQGSKEALAQIIYEALDLPVDSIPIYFSMGKTSDNGFDYGTYASSTTYVTGYAAFKAARIVRRKMLALARRISRASSTPLSPLAACWYSVAHASFYGPWRHPIMGQGVAVPTDSPAPFAILAVRLKVHNTGQLDIQQMVMGIDVGKPINPMGLRGQIEGAVVQGLGYALCEELELDEQDAYVRNASLFDYPLITPQDIPPLEIIIADHQEQTVPFGGKSAGEVALAPVAPAIVDGIFQAKGIWMTELPITMERLWYALQAQQETIVR from the coding sequence ATGAGAAAATGGGCTTTAAGCACTCGACCCCGGTTTGCTCCGGATATGTTGGATTTGGCCCCTGATGCCTTAGTGTGTGGCGTGATTGAAGCGGCTTCTGCCCCGTGCACGGCTCAAATACAAAATCTTGAGTCGTTAAGACAAATGCCGGGGGTTGTAGCCATTCTGACGGCGGATGATGTACCCGAACACCGGTTTACGACGGCTGGACAGCCCGAGCCAGAGCCGTCTCCTTATGATATGAAGATTTTGAATACGGTGGTCCGTTATCCTGGAGAGCCCATCGCGCTCATTGCCGCCCATTCGGAAAAAGATATCAAATCCGTACAACAATGTGCGGAGATTGATTATCAACCTGTTCATGGCCCCTTTCATGAATCCCATCCTTCGAATGTGATGAGCCAGTGGGATCTTCGCACTGAACCCTTGAGTGAGGTAGGGAACGAACAGTTTCGCACGACGGTTCGAGTGCCGCGGGTCAGCCACATGCAATTAGAACCCCATGCCGCTTTGAGCTACTTTGATGAAGAAAATCGGCTGGTTATCGTGACCACAACCCAAGTTCCTTATCATGTCAGGCGCATTGTTGCCCGAGCTTTGGGATGGCCTGTGTCGCGTATACTGGTTAAAGCAACAGATGTGGGTGGAGGATTTGGCGGCAAGCAAGAAGTGATTGTGGAGCCCTGGGTGGCATTATTGGCGGTGTGGACCAAAAAACCTGTCAAAATGATGTTAAACCGCCGGCAAGAGTTCACCATCACCCGCACACGGCATGCGGCCACGTTAAACGTGGAGAGCACGTGGAACAATACGACATTACAAAGCATTGATCTGAAAGCGGATGTAGAAACGGGTCCCTACGGATCGCACGGGCCCACCGTGGCCCATAATATGGGGCTAAAGTCTTTGCCCCTTTACCACGCAAAAAATTACCATTTCCATGGCCAAGTGCGTTATACCCCAGGACCTGTAGCGGGAGCATTTCGCGGCTACGGGGGACCTCAAGGAGCTATGGCCATCGAAACCCATATCAATCAAGTAGCCCATGCCAAAGGATTATCGTCCGCTGCCCTCCGCCATCTCATTCTGGCGAAGAAAGGGGATGCTCTCGATATTTTTGCCCATGATGGCATGGTCAAACGCCAACATCACAATGACCTAGGGGAGCTGTTAGCGACGACCATGGCACGAATTCAATCCGGCCCGCCTGTGGATGAGAACGAGGGCATTGGTCTTGCCATGAGTATGCAAGCGAGTGGAGTACCAGGTCAAGAACTGGCTCAAGTTGTCATTCATGTCGATGAGGATGGCAGTTTGGTGGTGAAAACCGGTGCAATGGACATTGGACAGGGGTCTAAGGAAGCGCTCGCTCAGATTATTTATGAGGCATTGGACCTTCCAGTGGATTCTATCCCCATCTATTTTTCCATGGGGAAGACGTCCGATAACGGATTTGATTACGGGACTTATGCCTCGTCGACCACATATGTTACGGGCTATGCAGCGTTTAAGGCGGCCCGCATTGTGCGTCGTAAGATGCTAGCGTTGGCACGAAGAATTTCCCGGGCGTCATCAACCCCTTTAAGTCCTTTGGCGGCGTGTTGGTACTCTGTGGCGCACGCCAGTTTTTACGGTCCTTGGCGACATCCAATTATGGGTCAAGGCGTTGCGGTGCCGACGGATTCTCCCGCTCCCTTTGCCATATTAGCTGTCCGCCTCAAAGTTCATAACACGGGTCAATTAGATATTCAACAAATGGTCATGGGAATCGATGTGGGCAAGCCGATTAATCCCATGGGGCTTCGCGGACAAATTGAAGGCGCTGTCGTGCAAGGGCTCGGCTACGCGCTGTGCGAGGAATTGGAACTGGATGAACAAGATGCTTACGTCCGCAATGCGTCACTTTTCGATTATCCATTGATTACTCCCCAGGATATTCCACCCTTAGAGATTATCATTGCTGATCATCAAGAACAGACGGTACCTTTTGGTGGCAAATCTGCGGGTGAGGTGGCCTTAGCCCCTGTTGCTCCGGCCATCGTGGACGGAATTTTTCAAGCTAAAGGCATCTGGATGACCGAGTTACCTATCACGATGGAACGTCTGTGGTATGCCTTACAAGCGCAACAAGAAACCATAGTCCGTTAG
- a CDS encoding ureidoglycolate lyase, translating to MTSTDEILTIPVKDVTEEAVAPYGMLLGEGVHRPGLPIPFYQGSVEEGANLDFVCRGKPVIRTARISRRDTEVLWLEYHTILTQVFIGLGSAPFVMVLGRPEENAKVPNLAQVEAFKFPPGHGIMLWQRVWHDFPMAIHHPVTIFTMNSEEVVEALASQPVPADMNRGDVYKVHVKTHTGKHLRVDM from the coding sequence ATGACTAGCACAGACGAAATTTTGACGATACCAGTAAAAGATGTCACAGAAGAAGCAGTGGCCCCTTACGGCATGTTACTCGGCGAAGGGGTACATCGTCCGGGACTTCCCATCCCTTTTTATCAAGGTAGCGTGGAGGAAGGAGCTAACTTAGATTTTGTCTGCCGTGGGAAGCCGGTCATTCGTACAGCGCGCATTTCACGGCGTGATACCGAAGTACTCTGGTTGGAATATCACACCATTTTGACGCAGGTTTTTATTGGACTCGGTTCCGCACCTTTTGTTATGGTGCTCGGGCGCCCCGAAGAGAATGCTAAAGTTCCCAATTTAGCCCAAGTTGAGGCATTTAAATTTCCACCGGGTCACGGTATCATGCTCTGGCAACGGGTATGGCATGATTTTCCGATGGCGATTCATCATCCTGTGACCATTTTTACCATGAATTCGGAGGAAGTGGTGGAAGCCTTAGCATCACAGCCCGTTCCAGCGGATATGAACCGAGGCGATGTCTATAAAGTGCATGTCAAAACTCATACCGGCAAACATTTGCGGGTAGATATGTGA